In Dehalococcoidia bacterium, a single genomic region encodes these proteins:
- a CDS encoding DUF5671 domain-containing protein, with translation MSNARRLYFYSVAFIALMVSASGATSLLGMLLQLALGDILVAPGRATREQASVALAMLVVSVPLWAVHWGIIQRSVRRTPDEAGAVVRKLALYGALGLAAAILFSQTVTVLVRAFRGDGDAVLLLPAYLVWGAVWFYHWGVERAEGQPSAGARTIRRWYIYLTSSYGLGALVGGSIFALAALLTRAYDALLAMPYLARPGPLWDAGMHRAVALVLAGGAWWAFHGLGMAKHDTPSLLRRVYLSLWALLGGAVPAVGVTAFVLSLVLAWVLGASPAGTIEHFRSIPRVLPALGIALALLAYHGGVMQRELEQAGQGESARRVLGYGLSALGLATLMGGMVALWSLLLGLATLGGPAPLVGPDPGRGLLAVALALLAVGGPLWASQWTRLHRRAHTAGAPERSALARRIFLYGVLGVLAVLALTNAVAFLSLLLRDILAGRVAWGFLEAGRWPLGILLTTLPLLAYHWQVLREDQRAEAQRPLVRKTITLVVGEKGRPLHTALEQALGTRLEVLWVVETEGEEPPTLTPEALDALVERIRTTPAPRVLVLALGGTIRIYPRP, from the coding sequence GTGAGCAACGCCCGTCGCCTCTACTTCTATAGCGTCGCCTTCATCGCCCTGATGGTATCTGCCAGCGGTGCCACCTCCCTGCTGGGGATGCTCCTGCAACTGGCCCTCGGCGATATCCTGGTGGCGCCGGGCCGTGCCACCCGGGAGCAGGCCAGTGTCGCCCTGGCCATGCTGGTGGTGAGCGTGCCCCTGTGGGCGGTGCATTGGGGCATCATCCAGCGCTCCGTCCGCCGCACCCCCGACGAGGCGGGAGCGGTGGTGCGCAAACTGGCCCTCTACGGGGCCTTGGGTCTGGCAGCGGCCATCCTGTTCAGCCAGACCGTTACCGTGCTGGTGCGGGCTTTCAGGGGCGATGGTGATGCAGTGCTTCTGCTCCCCGCCTATCTCGTCTGGGGTGCGGTGTGGTTCTACCACTGGGGCGTGGAGCGGGCCGAAGGGCAACCCTCCGCCGGCGCACGCACCATCCGCCGCTGGTACATCTACCTCACCAGTTCCTACGGCTTGGGGGCTCTGGTGGGCGGGAGCATCTTCGCTTTGGCAGCGCTCCTCACCCGCGCCTACGATGCCCTATTGGCCATGCCCTACCTGGCCCGCCCCGGCCCCTTGTGGGACGCGGGGATGCACCGCGCCGTGGCGCTGGTCCTGGCGGGGGGAGCGTGGTGGGCCTTCCACGGGCTGGGGATGGCCAAGCACGATACCCCATCCCTCCTGCGGCGGGTCTATCTCTCCCTTTGGGCGTTGCTGGGGGGTGCAGTCCCGGCGGTAGGCGTTACTGCCTTTGTCCTCTCCCTGGTGCTGGCGTGGGTGCTGGGGGCATCCCCCGCAGGCACCATAGAGCACTTCCGCAGTATACCCCGTGTCCTTCCGGCTCTGGGGATTGCCCTGGCCCTGCTGGCGTACCACGGGGGTGTGATGCAGAGGGAATTGGAACAGGCGGGGCAAGGCGAAAGCGCCCGGCGGGTCTTGGGCTATGGCCTATCAGCCCTGGGGCTAGCGACCTTGATGGGCGGGATGGTCGCCCTGTGGAGCCTGCTGTTGGGGCTGGCGACGCTGGGCGGGCCCGCCCCCCTGGTGGGGCCGGACCCTGGGCGGGGCCTGCTGGCCGTGGCCCTGGCCCTTCTGGCCGTGGGGGGGCCGTTGTGGGCCTCCCAGTGGACACGCCTGCACCGCCGCGCCCACACCGCAGGAGCTCCCGAGCGCTCGGCCCTGGCGCGGCGCATCTTCCTGTATGGGGTGCTGGGGGTTTTGGCGGTTCTGGCGTTGACCAACGCTGTCGCCTTCCTTTCCCTCCTCCTACGGGATATCCTCGCGGGACGGGTCGCGTGGGGGTTCCTAGAGGCAGGGCGCTGGCCCCTGGGGATACTCCTCACCACCCTGCCCCTGCTGGCCTACCATTGGCAGGTCTTGCGGGAGGACCAGCGGGCAGAAGCCCAAAGGCCCCTGGTACGCAAGACGATAACCCTGGTGGTGGGGGAAAAGGGGCGTCCCCTGCACACCGCCCTGGAACAAGCCCTGGGCACCCGCCTGGAGGTGCTTTGGGTTGTGGAGACGGAGGGGGAGGAACCCCCCACCCTAACCCCGGAGGCGCTGGACGCCCTGGTGGAGCGCATCCGCACCACCCCTGCCCCGCGGGTGCTGGTACTGGCCCTGGGCGGCACCATCCGCATCTACCCACGCCCCTAG
- the carA gene encoding glutamine-hydrolyzing carbamoyl-phosphate synthase small subunit yields the protein MGKRGYLVLEDGSVFEGEVFGAEESAYGEVVFNTSMTGYQEMLTDPSYAGQILVPTYPMQGNYGINREDFESRRIQVAGMVVRQWCPQPSHPRAEMTLDAFLKAYGVPGLTEVDTRALTHRLRTRGVMMGILACDEGPESALARLRDVPPYGNVDFVQKVTTGSLYTWPATTAERWHIVAFDCGLKYNIMRLLNRRGCRVTVVPSTFTAEQVLALRPDGVVFSPGPGDPALLDGVVQTARGLVGRVPLLGICLGHQVLARAFGGRTFKLKFGHRGGNHPVRDMRTGRVYITAQNHGYAVDADSLPPDLEVSHINLNDGTVEGMRHRSLPLLTIQYHSEASPGPRDNEYLFDQFMEMVRGKAGE from the coding sequence ATGGGCAAGCGAGGCTACCTGGTGCTGGAAGACGGCTCGGTGTTTGAGGGGGAGGTGTTTGGGGCGGAGGAGTCGGCCTATGGGGAGGTGGTGTTCAACACCTCCATGACGGGCTATCAGGAGATGCTGACCGACCCCTCTTATGCGGGGCAGATTTTGGTGCCCACATACCCCATGCAGGGGAACTACGGCATCAATCGGGAGGACTTTGAGTCGCGGCGGATTCAGGTGGCGGGGATGGTGGTGCGCCAGTGGTGTCCCCAGCCCAGCCATCCGCGAGCGGAGATGACCCTGGACGCCTTCCTGAAGGCCTACGGGGTGCCGGGGCTGACGGAGGTGGATACGCGGGCGTTGACCCATCGCCTGCGCACGCGGGGGGTAATGATGGGAATTCTGGCGTGCGACGAAGGCCCCGAAAGCGCCCTGGCCCGCCTGCGGGATGTGCCCCCTTATGGCAATGTGGACTTTGTGCAGAAGGTTACCACAGGGAGCCTGTACACCTGGCCCGCCACCACCGCCGAGCGGTGGCATATCGTGGCCTTCGACTGCGGGTTGAAGTACAACATCATGCGCCTGTTGAACCGTCGGGGGTGTCGGGTAACGGTGGTGCCTTCTACCTTTACGGCAGAGCAGGTGTTGGCCCTGCGCCCGGATGGGGTGGTGTTCTCCCCCGGGCCGGGCGACCCCGCCCTGCTGGACGGGGTGGTGCAGACGGCGCGGGGGCTGGTGGGGCGGGTGCCCCTTCTGGGCATCTGCCTGGGGCATCAGGTGCTCGCCCGCGCCTTCGGGGGGCGCACCTTCAAACTGAAGTTCGGCCATCGGGGGGGCAATCACCCCGTCCGCGACATGCGCACAGGGCGGGTGTACATCACCGCCCAGAACCACGGGTATGCGGTGGATGCGGACTCCCTCCCGCCCGACCTGGAGGTGAGCCACATCAATCTGAACGACGGGACGGTGGAGGGGATGCGCCACCGCTCCCTGCCTCTGCTGACCATTCAGTATCACTCGGAGGCGTCCCCAGGGCCGCGGGACAACGAGTACCTGTTTGACCAGTTTATGGAGATGGTGCGAGGGAAAGCGGGAGAGTAA
- the carB gene encoding carbamoyl-phosphate synthase large subunit has product MAFKPSKVLVIGSGPIVIAQAAEFDYAGAQACRSLREEGVITVLVNPNPATIMTDEDIADIVYIEPLTVEVLERIIARERPDGLLPTLGGQTGLNMAVELAEKGILDKYGVRLLGTPLMAIKRAEDRELFRQLLQEIGEPQPPNTTVTSVAEARRFAEEVGLPLVVRPAYTLGGTGGGMVRRWEELEEIVQRGLHASPVHQVLLERSVEGWKELEYEVMRDGANNCITVCNMENMDPMGVHTGESIVVAPSQTLSDKEHQMLRSAALRIIRALGIEGGCNIQFALAPHPIVAEALPEAARPKSPLDYYVIEVNPRVSRSSALASKATGYPIARVAAKIAIGKRLDEIPNAVTRKTLACFEPALDYCVVKIPRWPFDKFPYADRTLTTQMKSTGEVMAIDRTFEAALQKAVRGLEHQAKNLLWEAPAWRERKDWRDIPLFPPHDLRLWAIAAAIRRGATPEEVSRTSLIDPWFTRAIGRIMQMEQRLLKEELTPALLREAKRMGFSDATIAALGHAQGLPERVRALRQQWGIRPVYKMVDTCAAEFEAVTPYFYSTYEQENEAPPLPGRKALVIGSGPIRIGQGIEFDYCSVHAAWALQKAGWKALMANSNPETVSTDFDTSDRLYFEALDEEAVRDLLENEAAEEGPPPTVVQFGGQTALNLSQGVDRAGLPILGSSAKAIDIASDRSKWEEFLSSLGIPQPPGAAVLSVQDALEVAEHIGYPVLVRPSYVLGGRAMEIVYTPEELEQYARSALEVSPGKPLLVDKYMEGKECEVDAVCDGEEVLIPGMMEHIERAGVHSGDAITVYPGVTLTPEEVETLVDYTQRIGRALGVVGLMNVQFIVMGGPPYRTPRQPPSEPFKSTVYVIEANPRASRTIPFISKVTGVPMVRLATHAMLGISLRRQGWQGGLYRRMKLVAVKAPVFSMSKLTGADTYLGPEMKSTGEVMGIDHDFHAALTKALMAAGMHLPPKGNILLSLSDRTKPEGAEIALALARQGWGFYATEGTARFLRDVGISHVKTVSKLTHSTPDQPSVVDVIKAGLVDAVVNTLSGGRDPLRDGFYIRRAAAERRIPCFTWLDTARAAVEALISNGGRYTVRRLPEYREGPPPTPAG; this is encoded by the coding sequence ATGGCTTTCAAACCCTCTAAAGTGCTGGTCATCGGCTCTGGTCCTATTGTCATCGCCCAGGCGGCCGAGTTTGATTACGCCGGCGCCCAGGCGTGCCGCTCCCTGCGGGAGGAGGGGGTGATCACCGTCCTGGTCAACCCCAACCCCGCCACCATCATGACGGACGAGGACATCGCCGACATCGTGTACATTGAACCGCTCACGGTTGAGGTGTTGGAGCGGATCATCGCCCGGGAGCGCCCCGATGGCCTGTTGCCTACTCTGGGGGGGCAGACGGGCCTCAACATGGCGGTGGAACTGGCCGAAAAGGGCATTTTGGACAAGTATGGGGTGCGCCTGCTGGGCACGCCCCTCATGGCCATCAAGCGCGCCGAGGACCGGGAGCTGTTCCGCCAACTTTTGCAGGAGATTGGCGAGCCCCAGCCCCCCAATACCACCGTTACCTCTGTGGCCGAGGCGCGCCGCTTTGCCGAGGAGGTGGGCCTGCCGTTGGTGGTGCGCCCCGCCTATACCCTGGGGGGCACGGGCGGGGGTATGGTGCGCCGGTGGGAGGAGTTGGAGGAAATCGTGCAGCGGGGCCTGCACGCCAGCCCCGTGCACCAGGTGCTCCTGGAGCGCTCCGTGGAGGGCTGGAAGGAACTGGAGTACGAGGTGATGCGGGACGGGGCCAACAACTGCATCACCGTGTGCAACATGGAGAACATGGACCCCATGGGCGTCCACACGGGGGAGTCCATTGTGGTGGCTCCGTCCCAGACCCTGTCCGATAAGGAGCACCAGATGCTCCGCTCGGCGGCGCTCCGCATCATCCGCGCCCTGGGGATAGAGGGGGGATGCAACATCCAGTTCGCCCTGGCCCCCCATCCCATCGTGGCCGAGGCCCTGCCCGAAGCGGCCCGTCCCAAAAGCCCCCTGGACTACTATGTGATTGAGGTCAACCCCCGCGTCAGCCGTTCCAGCGCCCTGGCCTCCAAGGCCACAGGCTACCCCATCGCCCGTGTGGCCGCCAAGATAGCCATCGGCAAGCGATTGGACGAGATTCCCAACGCCGTTACCCGCAAGACCCTGGCGTGTTTTGAGCCGGCCTTGGACTACTGTGTGGTGAAAATCCCCCGCTGGCCCTTTGACAAGTTCCCCTATGCCGACCGCACCCTCACCACCCAGATGAAGTCCACGGGGGAGGTGATGGCCATAGACCGCACCTTTGAGGCGGCCCTGCAGAAGGCCGTGCGGGGGCTGGAGCACCAGGCCAAGAACCTACTGTGGGAGGCGCCGGCGTGGCGGGAGCGCAAGGACTGGCGGGATATTCCCCTCTTCCCACCCCACGATTTGCGCCTGTGGGCCATCGCCGCTGCCATTCGCCGTGGGGCCACTCCCGAAGAGGTCTCCCGCACCTCTCTCATAGACCCCTGGTTCACCCGTGCCATTGGGCGCATCATGCAGATGGAACAGCGCCTCCTGAAGGAGGAGTTGACCCCTGCCCTCCTGCGGGAGGCCAAGCGCATGGGCTTCTCGGATGCCACCATCGCCGCCCTGGGCCATGCCCAGGGCCTGCCGGAGCGGGTGCGCGCCTTGCGCCAGCAGTGGGGCATCCGCCCTGTTTACAAGATGGTGGACACCTGCGCCGCCGAGTTTGAGGCGGTTACCCCCTACTTCTACTCCACCTATGAGCAGGAGAACGAGGCCCCCCCCCTCCCGGGGCGCAAGGCCTTGGTCATCGGCTCGGGGCCCATCCGCATCGGGCAGGGGATAGAGTTCGACTACTGCTCGGTGCACGCGGCGTGGGCGCTGCAGAAGGCGGGCTGGAAGGCCCTGATGGCCAACTCCAACCCCGAAACTGTCTCCACCGACTTTGACACCTCCGACCGCCTGTACTTTGAGGCCCTGGACGAGGAGGCGGTGCGCGACCTGCTGGAGAACGAGGCGGCCGAGGAGGGGCCCCCGCCCACCGTCGTCCAGTTCGGGGGGCAAACGGCCCTCAACCTCTCCCAGGGGGTGGACCGGGCGGGCCTGCCCATCCTGGGCTCCTCGGCCAAGGCCATTGACATCGCGTCCGACCGGAGCAAGTGGGAGGAGTTTCTGTCCAGTTTGGGGATTCCCCAACCGCCGGGGGCGGCGGTGCTCTCGGTGCAGGACGCCTTGGAGGTGGCCGAGCACATCGGCTACCCCGTGCTGGTGCGCCCCAGTTATGTGCTGGGGGGGCGGGCGATGGAGATCGTCTACACCCCCGAGGAACTGGAGCAGTATGCCCGCTCGGCGTTGGAGGTCTCCCCCGGGAAGCCCCTGCTGGTGGACAAGTATATGGAGGGGAAGGAGTGTGAAGTAGATGCCGTGTGCGATGGGGAGGAGGTGCTGATTCCTGGGATGATGGAGCACATTGAGCGGGCGGGCGTCCATTCGGGGGATGCTATCACCGTCTATCCGGGGGTAACCTTGACGCCCGAGGAGGTGGAGACGCTGGTGGATTACACCCAGCGCATCGGGCGGGCACTGGGGGTGGTGGGGCTGATGAATGTGCAGTTCATCGTGATGGGGGGGCCGCCCTACCGCACGCCCCGTCAGCCCCCGAGCGAGCCCTTCAAGTCCACTGTGTATGTCATTGAAGCCAACCCGCGCGCCAGCCGCACCATCCCCTTCATCAGCAAGGTAACGGGGGTGCCTATGGTGCGTCTGGCCACCCACGCCATGCTGGGCATCAGCCTGCGCCGGCAGGGGTGGCAGGGGGGCCTCTATCGGCGGATGAAGCTGGTGGCCGTGAAGGCCCCGGTGTTCAGTATGAGCAAACTGACGGGGGCCGATACCTACCTGGGGCCGGAGATGAAGTCCACGGGCGAGGTGATGGGGATTGACCACGACTTCCACGCGGCGCTGACCAAGGCGTTGATGGCGGCGGGGATGCACCTGCCCCCTAAGGGGAACATCCTGCTGAGCCTGTCCGACCGCACCAAGCCCGAGGGGGCCGAGATCGCCCTGGCATTGGCACGGCAGGGGTGGGGTTTCTATGCCACCGAGGGGACGGCGCGCTTCCTGCGGGATGTGGGCATCAGCCATGTCAAGACGGTGAGCAAGCTGACCCACAGCACCCCTGACCAGCCCAGTGTGGTGGATGTGATCAAGGCGGGGTTGGTAGATGCGGTGGTGAACACCCTCTCCGGCGGGCGGGACCCCCTGCGGGATGGCTTTTACATTCGGCGGGCGGCGGCCGAAAGGCGTATCCCCTGCTTCACCTGGCTGGACACGGCACGGGCGGCGGTGGAGGCCCTTATTAGCAACGGGGGGCGCTATACCGTGCGTCGTCTGCCCGAGTATCGGGAGGGGCCACCCCCCACGCCTGCGGGGTAA
- a CDS encoding DUF3054 domain-containing protein, whose product MRALVPPRRAWGLMALVLAGDLLSFGVFAVLGLMSHQTAVTLQGILRNAVPLAVAWLIVGGVLGAFHPSAVSHPRVAWWRVVGPWLVAGLVGLWLRSEWLHRPLVVPVVVIFLGGNALLLMLWRVAVSLWLVRRPLATKET is encoded by the coding sequence ATGAGGGCCCTGGTGCCACCCCGGCGTGCGTGGGGTTTGATGGCTCTGGTGCTGGCGGGCGACCTGCTGTCGTTTGGGGTGTTTGCGGTGTTGGGACTGATGAGCCACCAGACGGCTGTAACCCTGCAGGGTATCCTGCGCAATGCGGTGCCGTTGGCGGTGGCGTGGCTGATAGTGGGGGGTGTGTTGGGGGCCTTTCACCCCTCGGCCGTCAGCCACCCGCGGGTGGCGTGGTGGCGGGTTGTGGGGCCGTGGCTCGTGGCGGGCCTGGTGGGGCTGTGGCTTCGGAGCGAGTGGCTCCACCGGCCCCTGGTGGTGCCGGTGGTGGTCATCTTCCTGGGGGGCAATGCCCTCCTGCTGATGCTGTGGCGGGTGGCGGTGAGCCTGTGGCTGGTGCGCCGCCCCCTGGCGACAAAGGAGACATAA
- the trxB gene encoding thioredoxin-disulfide reductase gives MPTYDVIIIGGGAAGLSAAIYTTRAQLKTLVIEKLGCGGQILTTDIIENYPGFPDGIKGPLLARAMEEQARKFGADILYDVVERVDVQGHPKTVYTSSGPLTATALILATGGEHNKLGVPGEEEFAGRGVSYCATCDGNFFTDQPVVVVGGGDAAIEEGLYLTRIVQKVTVVHRRDHLRASKILQQRAFANPKMEFKWSTIVQEIRGNTSVDRVLLKDLKTGQTYEFPTKGVFIYIGFHPATDFLKGSGIPMDPAGHVITTIRMETAIPGVFACGDVRQFSDRQLGTAVGDGITAALSAYRYITEHLPHT, from the coding sequence ATGCCCACCTACGACGTCATTATCATCGGCGGCGGGGCAGCCGGACTGTCCGCCGCCATCTACACCACCCGCGCCCAACTGAAAACCCTCGTCATCGAAAAACTCGGTTGCGGCGGCCAAATCCTCACCACCGACATCATCGAAAACTACCCCGGCTTCCCCGACGGCATCAAAGGCCCCCTCCTCGCCCGCGCCATGGAGGAGCAGGCCCGCAAGTTCGGCGCCGACATTCTCTATGATGTGGTGGAACGGGTGGACGTGCAGGGCCACCCCAAAACCGTGTACACCTCCAGTGGCCCCCTCACCGCCACAGCCCTCATCCTGGCCACCGGCGGCGAGCATAACAAACTGGGCGTCCCCGGCGAGGAGGAGTTCGCCGGGCGCGGCGTCTCCTACTGCGCCACCTGCGACGGCAACTTCTTCACCGACCAACCCGTCGTCGTGGTCGGAGGCGGAGATGCTGCCATTGAAGAGGGCCTCTACCTCACCCGCATCGTCCAAAAAGTAACCGTCGTCCACCGACGTGACCACCTGCGCGCCAGCAAAATCCTCCAACAGCGCGCCTTCGCCAACCCCAAAATGGAGTTCAAGTGGAGCACTATCGTCCAGGAAATCCGCGGCAACACCTCCGTGGACCGAGTGCTCCTCAAAGACCTCAAAACAGGTCAGACCTACGAGTTCCCCACGAAAGGGGTGTTCATCTACATCGGCTTCCACCCCGCCACCGATTTCCTCAAGGGCAGCGGCATCCCCATGGACCCCGCCGGCCACGTCATCACCACCATCCGCATGGAGACAGCCATCCCCGGCGTGTTCGCCTGTGGGGATGTGCGCCAGTTCTCCGACCGGCAACTAGGCACCGCCGTGGGGGACGGCATCACCGCCGCCCTCTCCGCCTATCGCTACATCACCGAACATCTCCCCCACACCTAA
- a CDS encoding type II toxin-antitoxin system VapB family antitoxin, whose protein sequence is MVRTTVSIDAKLVEEVLRVTGEKRKSKALAKALEEYIRWKRIEELRAMAGTIDLGDDWYDLRHMDAPR, encoded by the coding sequence GTGGTGCGAACAACCGTCAGCATAGACGCCAAACTGGTGGAGGAGGTGCTGCGGGTCACGGGGGAGAAGCGGAAAAGCAAGGCTCTCGCTAAGGCCCTGGAGGAATACATCCGCTGGAAGCGTATAGAGGAGTTGCGGGCGATGGCGGGCACCATAGACCTGGGCGACGACTGGTACGACCTGCGCCATATGGATGCACCCCGGTAA
- a CDS encoding PIN domain-containing protein, with translation MVIVDTSVWVQFLRALGSPEHRAVDYLLAQRQVLMVGPVLAELLQGARTPQEFAPLQSRLIALPYATETHGTWLRVAELSYQLRQRGQKVGLTDLLIAALAIEHDCPVYTLDAHFQRIPGVRLYEPQGR, from the coding sequence ATGGTCATCGTAGATACCTCCGTATGGGTGCAGTTCCTGCGCGCCCTTGGGTCGCCAGAGCACCGCGCTGTGGATTATCTCTTGGCTCAAAGGCAGGTTCTGATGGTAGGGCCGGTGTTGGCAGAACTGCTTCAGGGGGCACGGACTCCCCAGGAGTTCGCACCCTTACAGAGCCGTTTGATCGCCCTCCCTTACGCTACGGAGACCCACGGGACTTGGCTTCGTGTTGCTGAGCTCTCCTATCAGTTACGCCAACGGGGCCAAAAAGTGGGGCTCACTGACCTCCTCATCGCCGCCCTAGCTATTGAGCACGATTGCCCCGTCTACACCCTGGATGCTCACTTCCAGCGCATCCCAGGGGTGCGTCTGTATGAGCCCCAAGGGAGGTGA
- a CDS encoding Gfo/Idh/MocA family oxidoreductase: protein MTTIGWGIIGIGQHADRFIAPAISKAKGARLVAVLSRDKGRARAFADKHGAPGAYDSLPDFLRHPGLDAVFIASPNALHKEQTIACAQAGKHVLVEKPMALSVPDCWAMIEECQRRGVKLGVGFHARQHPAHQEVRRLVQNGVLGDLVLLQGQWARGTRGQKTVPPATGLRAWWSDPDLAGGGAVMGMGVHIMDLLRFVSGQEIIQVTAMTDGQSEAKPLEDLAIALLALSGGAYATLVCSRRIPDSLNNLVVYGVNGRAVSINTLGTTLTGRLEVETQQVQTTIAYTAGDMYQAEVEAFQKAILEGGDPPATGMDGLRVCQITEALFRSQREGKRIPVPPL, encoded by the coding sequence ATGACCACCATCGGTTGGGGCATCATCGGCATCGGCCAGCACGCCGACCGCTTCATCGCCCCCGCCATCAGCAAGGCCAAAGGGGCCCGCCTGGTGGCAGTGCTCAGCCGCGACAAGGGACGCGCCCGCGCCTTCGCCGACAAGCACGGTGCCCCCGGGGCCTACGATTCCCTCCCCGATTTCCTGCGCCACCCCGGCTTGGATGCGGTGTTCATCGCCTCCCCCAACGCCCTGCATAAGGAGCAGACCATCGCCTGCGCCCAGGCGGGCAAACACGTCCTGGTGGAGAAGCCCATGGCCCTCTCAGTGCCCGACTGCTGGGCCATGATAGAGGAGTGCCAACGCCGAGGAGTCAAACTGGGTGTGGGCTTCCACGCACGCCAGCACCCCGCCCACCAGGAGGTGCGCCGCCTCGTCCAGAACGGCGTGCTCGGCGACCTGGTGCTCCTGCAGGGGCAATGGGCACGGGGCACGCGGGGCCAGAAAACCGTCCCCCCCGCCACAGGCCTGCGCGCCTGGTGGAGCGACCCCGACTTGGCCGGCGGCGGAGCCGTCATGGGCATGGGCGTCCACATTATGGACCTCCTGCGCTTCGTCAGCGGGCAGGAGATCATCCAAGTTACTGCCATGACCGACGGCCAGTCCGAGGCCAAACCGCTGGAGGACCTGGCCATCGCCCTCCTGGCCCTCTCGGGCGGAGCCTACGCCACCCTCGTCTGCTCCCGCCGTATACCCGACTCCCTCAACAACCTGGTGGTGTACGGGGTCAACGGACGGGCAGTAAGCATCAACACCCTGGGCACCACCCTGACCGGCCGTTTAGAGGTGGAGACCCAGCAGGTGCAGACCACCATCGCCTATACCGCCGGGGATATGTATCAGGCCGAGGTGGAGGCCTTCCAGAAGGCTATCCTGGAGGGGGGCGATCCCCCCGCCACAGGGATGGACGGCCTACGGGTCTGCCAGATAACCGAGGCCCTCTTCCGCTCCCAGCGGGAGGGGAAGCGCATCCCCGTCCCCCCCCTGTAA
- a CDS encoding HEPN domain-containing protein: protein MEKDTRYWYDQVEYDGETAQAMFRSRRYRSVVFFCHRALEQRVKGLGAQATGTTPPRTHDLGRLAALANGHLLWRTGPSWTNRRT, encoded by the coding sequence ATGGAGAAGGACACACGCTACTGGTATGACCAGGTGGAGTACGATGGGGAGACGGCACAGGCCATGTTCCGTAGCCGTCGGTATCGGTCTGTGGTGTTTTTCTGCCACCGGGCGTTGGAGCAGAGGGTGAAGGGGCTGGGGGCCCAGGCGACGGGCACCACCCCTCCCCGCACCCACGACTTGGGACGGCTGGCGGCACTGGCCAACGGACACCTCCTGTGGCGTACGGGGCCTTCCTGGACGAACCGACGCACCTGA
- a CDS encoding nucleotidyltransferase domain-containing protein, giving the protein MSKVVRIDLDRLEEYAQRLEAFVRLLKATYPVQKVILFGSFARGEVHEGSDIDLVIIGDFGERFPYRADAILRLAGDLPIEPLVYPPQEWEQMLREGNPFAEEVLRTGKEL; this is encoded by the coding sequence ATGAGCAAGGTCGTGCGCATAGACCTAGATCGCTTGGAGGAGTACGCCCAGCGCCTGGAGGCCTTTGTGCGCCTCCTCAAGGCTACCTACCCCGTGCAGAAGGTCATCCTGTTCGGCTCCTTCGCCCGTGGGGAGGTGCACGAGGGAAGCGATATAGATCTGGTCATCATCGGCGACTTTGGGGAGCGTTTCCCCTACCGTGCCGATGCCATCCTGCGCCTGGCGGGCGACCTGCCCATAGAGCCGCTGGTCTACCCCCCCCAGGAGTGGGAGCAGATGCTTCGGGAAGGGAACCCCTTCGCTGAGGAAGTCCTGCGCACAGGAAAGGAGTTGTGA
- a CDS encoding HEPN domain-containing protein, whose product MRPVAKAWLRQSQADWEGAQASAGAGRYEWACFQAQQCAEKALKAFLYQHGRTSILTQALDDLVRECQRIDPTFAQVAEQAHLLALFYITTRYPNALGGHQAPADFFTAQDAQRCLTAAFAILTFVQSKLPQEGA is encoded by the coding sequence GTGCGCCCCGTCGCAAAAGCGTGGCTGCGCCAAAGCCAAGCCGACTGGGAGGGCGCTCAAGCGAGTGCAGGGGCAGGGCGCTACGAGTGGGCCTGCTTCCAGGCCCAGCAGTGCGCCGAAAAGGCCCTTAAAGCCTTCCTCTATCAGCACGGGCGCACCTCTATCTTGACCCAAGCCTTGGATGACCTGGTGCGGGAGTGCCAGAGGATAGACCCCACTTTCGCCCAGGTAGCGGAGCAGGCCCATCTGTTGGCTCTGTTCTACATAACGACACGCTATCCCAACGCCCTGGGCGGGCACCAGGCTCCCGCCGACTTCTTTACGGCCCAGGATGCCCAGCGATGCCTCACCGCCGCCTTTGCCATTCTCACCTTCGTGCAGAGCAAACTCCCCCAGGAGGGGGCATGA